A genomic segment from uncultured Alistipes sp. encodes:
- a CDS encoding virulence factor SrfC family protein: MTKDIITNLEVIKQSVAWADKYEKDSFPREVFKNYRRKLRRIGEALSENCSAAAYGESQVGKSYLMSSLLSTPDAPFVIENDGVRYSFIDEINPSGGNNTKQESTGVITRFTIRQSNKKMADYVKITNLSVVDIILLLADSYYNDVKINTDSVMLNTDIDNSLSQMKELWSGKSPAHNIITEDDIRDICDYLNDIIGNNAANICKSNFCKIIAPIISYVASDNWVNIFGLIWNNNPELNRLFSTLINEYKKLDFSTEVYVPFDAVLRDKGTLLKIDWLDSVCGIHKESNNDVLYTDVYNREGELIAKDFSKAYLSALIGELTFVLPEEIATERKFLKKIDLLDFPGARSREKIKEQQLGEVLPTILRRGKVAYLFNKYSRSLKISSVLFCHHNDQKTEPTIGASIHNWIEDNIGETPDVRANILSRTNGIAPLFLICTKFNIDLEKTKNDTPEAASKLDNHWARFNTTIPKIIEPEKWLDEWVSLGGSFTSPCFQNVYLLRDFYWSSKNQVFDGYNEQKGTTESSVHIFDEYPGYFDDLRESFLANPFVKKHFAKPQQAWDDVATINNDGSKAIIRNLDAIAEVLDDARHERYLQQLIEIRDEIINRLSVYYESDDKEENNVRIRQITGDIKLRTEFAFGEKPERFGRIIDDLMVSSADIRTIAYDIIVRHIEEPQSVSSIKMIRAFCEIDINDDKSTNIQKLCKRYNKKESELKSFFAEMGVTLEDVISDESELLATVPDVIAKHIIEYWNNHINEQVKNMGNVLPHADEIAFMILTLLNKLGVKRAISDKINRYYDVFDRNGLPNAIADYASLTLNNFVSTVGREYMSEKDMANIAQKAKSCHLEIDLSPAASSSNIKPQPLLEVLSALDQSRDEMNNSRIDLATLKKLPFWDSYQRWENFITIGLLFASDISHVDPVANAAIKDIIDTSSTLYINN, from the coding sequence ATGACTAAAGATATAATTACTAACCTCGAAGTTATCAAGCAATCCGTTGCTTGGGCAGATAAATACGAGAAAGACTCATTCCCACGGGAAGTGTTTAAGAATTATCGCAGAAAGCTGAGAAGAATTGGAGAAGCTCTCTCAGAGAACTGTTCTGCTGCAGCATATGGTGAGAGTCAGGTCGGAAAATCCTATCTGATGAGTAGCCTTCTGTCAACGCCTGATGCACCATTTGTTATTGAGAACGATGGCGTTCGCTATAGCTTTATTGATGAGATTAATCCTAGCGGAGGCAATAATACCAAACAGGAATCTACTGGTGTTATAACTCGTTTTACAATTAGGCAAAGTAATAAAAAGATGGCTGACTATGTGAAAATCACGAACTTGTCAGTAGTCGATATCATTCTTTTATTGGCAGACTCTTATTATAACGATGTTAAGATTAATACGGATAGTGTTATGCTTAACACTGATATAGATAATTCTCTGTCTCAAATGAAAGAATTGTGGAGCGGTAAGTCGCCGGCTCACAATATCATTACAGAGGATGATATTAGAGATATTTGTGATTATCTCAATGATATCATTGGAAATAATGCTGCAAATATTTGCAAGTCAAATTTTTGCAAAATTATTGCCCCTATTATTAGTTACGTAGCAAGCGATAACTGGGTTAATATTTTTGGCCTTATATGGAATAATAATCCAGAGTTAAACAGATTGTTCAGTACCCTTATTAACGAGTACAAAAAATTAGACTTTTCAACTGAAGTGTATGTACCGTTTGACGCAGTCCTAAGAGATAAAGGCACATTGCTTAAGATTGATTGGCTTGATTCTGTATGTGGCATTCATAAAGAGTCTAATAATGATGTCCTTTATACGGATGTATATAATCGTGAAGGCGAACTTATTGCAAAAGATTTCAGTAAAGCATACCTCTCTGCTTTAATTGGAGAATTAACATTTGTATTGCCAGAGGAAATCGCAACAGAAAGAAAATTCCTAAAGAAAATTGATTTATTGGATTTCCCAGGTGCAAGATCCCGAGAAAAAATCAAGGAACAGCAGCTGGGAGAAGTTCTGCCTACGATTCTTCGAAGAGGAAAGGTTGCCTATTTGTTTAATAAGTACTCTCGTTCCTTGAAGATTAGTTCAGTACTCTTCTGTCATCATAATGACCAAAAGACTGAACCTACAATTGGAGCATCTATACATAATTGGATTGAGGATAACATCGGAGAAACACCTGATGTTAGAGCCAATATACTATCAAGGACTAATGGTATTGCACCTCTATTTTTGATTTGCACAAAGTTCAACATCGACCTTGAAAAAACGAAGAATGATACGCCTGAAGCAGCCTCAAAGTTAGACAACCACTGGGCAAGGTTCAATACAACAATTCCAAAAATTATTGAGCCCGAGAAGTGGCTTGATGAATGGGTGTCTCTAGGAGGCTCATTTACATCTCCTTGCTTCCAAAATGTATATTTGCTTCGAGACTTTTATTGGTCCTCTAAAAACCAAGTGTTTGACGGATATAATGAGCAAAAGGGAACTACCGAGAGTAGCGTCCATATATTCGATGAATACCCGGGATATTTTGACGATTTGAGAGAAAGTTTCCTTGCAAATCCCTTTGTTAAAAAGCATTTTGCAAAACCTCAACAAGCTTGGGATGATGTAGCAACAATTAACAATGATGGTTCTAAGGCTATCATTAGGAATCTTGATGCCATCGCCGAAGTACTTGATGACGCAAGACACGAACGATACTTGCAGCAACTTATAGAAATACGCGATGAAATCATCAATAGGTTAAGCGTTTACTATGAGTCTGATGACAAGGAAGAAAACAATGTGAGAATCCGCCAAATTACAGGAGACATTAAACTAAGGACTGAATTTGCTTTTGGTGAAAAACCTGAAAGATTTGGTCGTATCATTGATGATTTGATGGTATCGTCTGCAGACATTCGAACCATTGCATACGACATCATAGTTCGTCATATTGAGGAACCGCAGAGCGTGTCATCTATTAAGATGATTCGTGCATTCTGTGAGATTGATATTAACGATGATAAGTCTACTAATATCCAGAAACTCTGCAAGAGATACAATAAGAAGGAGAGTGAATTAAAATCGTTCTTTGCAGAAATGGGTGTCACATTAGAGGATGTAATATCTGATGAAAGTGAATTACTAGCCACTGTCCCAGATGTTATCGCTAAACACATCATTGAGTATTGGAACAACCATATTAACGAACAAGTAAAAAATATGGGAAATGTGCTTCCTCATGCAGATGAGATAGCATTCATGATTCTAACATTATTGAACAAACTTGGTGTTAAGCGAGCTATTTCGGATAAGATAAATAGATATTACGATGTTTTTGATAGAAATGGACTCCCTAATGCAATAGCTGATTATGCCTCTTTGACATTAAATAACTTTGTTAGCACAGTAGGTCGAGAATATATGTCAGAAAAGGATATGGCAAATATTGCACAAAAGGCAAAATCATGCCATTTGGAGATTGATTTGTCCCCGGCAGCATCAAGTTCGAATATAAAGCCTCAGCCTCTATTAGAAGTCCTTTCGGCTCTTGATCAATCAAGAGATGAGATGAACAATTCTCGCATTGATTTAGCGACACTAAAAAAGTTACCATTCTGGGATAGTTACCAGCGTTGGGAGAACTTTATTACGATAGGATTACTATTCGCCAGTGATATCTCCCATGTTGATCCAGTAGCAAATGCAGCTATTAAAGACATAATTGACACTAGCAGTACCCTATATATAAATAATTAA
- a CDS encoding virulence factor SrfB, producing MKDNDGSWYYDEATCAQLVYIYGEVGHKYKGVCSEFFNLYGKIVDGNQQPTLTVGSLDIGAGTSDLMISEYSYTKGDLTTITPDPKFYDSFYFAGDDMLKALVKNVMLLDEKHSAFRKALRSLDPIQYRQKIKNFFGPDYNGQTIADRIARRDFNIQYSIPLMTYFLELASNDSCSCIVKYDDVFKVNQPNQRVIDDFKRRMGIDITSLTWEYNKEFVADIISKEFEPLLKKIATMFFAYSCDVILLSGRPSSLPAIRNIFLKYYPVSPNRLITLNNYYVGDWYPFCQNTGYITNPKTIVAMGGVIGHYASEYSNLDKFSINLEKLKSNLKSTVNYIEASRDGQPIEYLITPDKLQGELTVSRIPDILNVRQFGLTSYPSRALYSIDFNYMKLVNKIRNKALDNGNNPSDAAVQSMANDEVEGFKKRMPFKITIDRDPEDKENLTISSIEDRNGVELSDSSIEIHIQSLGVDDQYWLDSGAFDF from the coding sequence ATGAAGGATAATGATGGCTCGTGGTATTATGATGAAGCAACATGTGCTCAACTAGTGTATATCTATGGCGAGGTAGGACATAAATACAAAGGAGTATGTAGCGAGTTCTTCAATTTGTACGGAAAGATTGTTGATGGTAATCAGCAACCTACACTTACAGTTGGCTCATTGGATATTGGAGCAGGTACATCCGATTTGATGATTAGCGAATACTCTTACACAAAAGGTGACTTAACTACCATTACCCCGGATCCAAAGTTTTACGATAGTTTCTATTTTGCAGGCGATGATATGCTCAAGGCCTTAGTCAAGAATGTGATGTTGCTTGACGAAAAGCATAGTGCTTTCCGCAAGGCTCTTCGTAGTCTTGACCCAATACAGTATAGGCAAAAGATTAAGAATTTCTTTGGCCCAGATTATAATGGTCAAACTATTGCCGATCGCATTGCAAGGCGCGATTTCAATATACAGTATTCTATCCCGTTGATGACATATTTCTTGGAGTTGGCATCAAATGATAGCTGTAGTTGTATAGTTAAGTATGACGATGTATTTAAGGTTAACCAACCTAACCAACGCGTAATAGACGACTTTAAGAGAAGGATGGGAATAGACATCACATCTCTTACTTGGGAGTACAATAAGGAGTTCGTAGCCGATATTATTTCAAAGGAGTTTGAACCACTTTTGAAGAAGATTGCCACAATGTTCTTTGCTTATTCCTGTGATGTGATTTTACTGTCAGGAAGACCGTCATCGTTACCAGCAATACGAAACATCTTCCTAAAGTACTATCCTGTATCGCCAAATCGACTTATAACTCTAAACAACTACTATGTTGGTGATTGGTATCCTTTCTGTCAAAACACTGGATATATCACCAATCCAAAGACCATAGTGGCTATGGGAGGTGTAATTGGCCATTATGCTTCCGAGTACTCCAATCTTGATAAGTTCTCCATTAATTTGGAGAAACTCAAGAGCAATCTGAAGTCTACGGTCAACTATATTGAAGCCTCAAGAGATGGCCAGCCTATTGAGTACTTAATTACTCCTGATAAGTTGCAGGGAGAACTGACTGTAAGCCGAATCCCTGATATCTTAAATGTTCGTCAATTCGGCTTGACCAGTTATCCGTCAAGGGCGCTGTATTCCATTGACTTTAACTATATGAAATTGGTAAACAAAATTCGTAATAAAGCATTGGATAACGGGAATAATCCTTCAGATGCAGCTGTTCAGTCAATGGCGAATGACGAGGTAGAGGGTTTCAAAAAACGAATGCCATTTAAGATTACGATAGACCGTGATCCTGAAGATAAGGAGAATCTAACTATTAGCTCTATCGAAGATAGAAATGGAGTTGAATTGTCTGATAGCAGTATTGAGATTCACATTCAGAGTTTGGGTGTTGATGATCAGTATTGGTTGGATTCTGGAGCATTTGATTTTTAA
- a CDS encoding IS4-like element ISBf13 family transposase — protein sequence MKTTDFKDLGKVNQILPMMQEHFGKSMNLARIKFMAFMLHALCVVQTVSLHKLAAAMPTSVERDSNLRRIQRFIAKYALNFDLVAQMIYSLLPVKTGLVLSMDRTNWKFGDFNINILMLGVAYKGIAFPLMFSLLPKKGNSNWKERKAIVERFVRLFGSECIDSLVADREFVGKDWIGWLNRNHIRYYIRIRQNFWLVKPSTGERIRAWWLFNSLKVGQERFYYKLFLHKGEYVYLAGSRIKNSDGVPELQILICFKRPEKGVDTYKRRWEIETAFRAMKSSGFNIEDTHLRDTERIARLLAMVCIALVWAYLVGEHKDENVKPIKTLKHGRKAKSLVKYGLEEISNVLFRPIYVPKFDVFKFLSCT from the coding sequence ATGAAGACAACTGACTTTAAGGACTTGGGCAAAGTTAACCAAATCCTTCCGATGATGCAAGAACATTTTGGGAAATCGATGAATCTGGCCCGCATAAAGTTTATGGCTTTCATGCTCCATGCCCTGTGTGTAGTACAGACCGTAAGCCTCCATAAACTCGCGGCGGCAATGCCAACCTCTGTTGAAAGGGACTCCAACCTTCGCCGCATTCAAAGATTCATAGCCAAGTACGCCCTCAACTTTGACCTTGTGGCGCAGATGATATACTCTCTGCTTCCCGTCAAGACAGGGCTGGTGCTGAGCATGGACCGTACAAACTGGAAGTTCGGTGATTTCAACATCAACATCCTCATGCTCGGCGTGGCATACAAGGGGATTGCATTCCCATTGATGTTCAGCCTTCTGCCTAAGAAAGGGAACTCCAATTGGAAGGAACGCAAGGCAATCGTTGAACGATTTGTCCGGCTGTTCGGCTCCGAATGCATCGACTCTCTTGTTGCCGACCGGGAGTTTGTCGGCAAGGATTGGATCGGTTGGCTCAACCGCAATCATATACGATATTATATCCGGATCCGGCAGAATTTCTGGCTTGTCAAGCCTTCCACAGGGGAAAGAATCCGTGCATGGTGGCTCTTCAATTCCCTGAAAGTGGGGCAGGAAAGATTTTATTACAAGCTTTTCCTGCACAAAGGTGAGTACGTTTATCTTGCCGGAAGCCGAATCAAGAACTCCGACGGTGTGCCTGAACTTCAGATCCTCATCTGCTTCAAACGCCCGGAAAAGGGTGTCGACACTTATAAAAGGCGATGGGAGATCGAGACCGCATTCCGGGCTATGAAATCCTCCGGATTCAATATCGAAGACACGCATTTGCGCGACACAGAGCGGATTGCAAGACTTCTGGCAATGGTTTGTATTGCTCTTGTATGGGCGTATCTCGTTGGGGAACATAAAGATGAAAACGTAAAGCCTATAAAGACATTGAAACATGGACGTAAAGCCAAATCTTTAGTAAAGTACGGCTTGGAGGAAATCTCCAACGTGCTTTTTCGACCAATTTATGTCCCGAAATTTGATGTATTCAAATTTTTGTCATGTACTTAG
- a CDS encoding virulence factor SrfB — MNSFSLIANSGIQLLTFRLKLNTQDKFKMWFREWYDTSNGQWRLDLAHEVTTDDNVLFYDKHELFDGGYLNDPTIEYDPIELRNDGINPLKIDDEMCNGVRGELYKLTFSDKHNALKNFENKWIPIPYFFKRTEKRFKFSPMNWSRVKFVPRSEGKTELEYDVILAFDTRAGYSSNEYNEFPVFPDQYCSEMNFALCDNEFFLMDYCSPKENWSYIDEYIFKLVHPTLSSVSQIKGANTHKMSYIASYIFLVNYLAQNKLFPAIKLYKDQDVEVRNVDMVIDIGNSRTTALLIEDNSNFNQVKPLSLIDYTDLLQEKDDKVRIRSYNEPFDMRLAFRRVDFGSFGINDSKQFVYPSFIRLGQEASALIHRACSSAWEEETLSTYSSPKRYLWDNKPSKKEWEFLVLPGEESNHILNIRGISSNLMSDGRIDVTGTDGGRSSHYSRRSLMTFAFLEMLSQANTQINSEPYRIDVGWKTVPRKIKRIIITCPTAMSKIEREALVKCAKDAVTLYGKFFSR; from the coding sequence ATGAACAGCTTCTCATTGATAGCGAATTCAGGTATTCAATTGTTGACATTCAGGCTGAAATTGAATACTCAGGATAAATTTAAAATGTGGTTCCGAGAATGGTACGACACAAGTAATGGGCAATGGAGATTGGACCTTGCTCATGAAGTTACTACCGATGATAATGTTTTGTTTTACGACAAGCACGAATTATTCGATGGAGGCTATCTGAACGACCCAACAATCGAATACGATCCTATAGAATTGCGAAATGACGGAATCAATCCTCTCAAGATTGATGATGAAATGTGCAACGGAGTCAGAGGCGAGCTATATAAGTTGACTTTCTCTGACAAACATAACGCATTAAAGAATTTTGAGAATAAATGGATTCCTATTCCATACTTTTTCAAAAGAACAGAGAAGCGCTTTAAGTTTAGCCCAATGAACTGGTCTCGAGTTAAGTTTGTGCCTAGAAGTGAAGGTAAAACTGAACTTGAATACGATGTTATTCTCGCGTTTGATACAAGAGCTGGTTATTCGTCTAATGAATATAATGAGTTTCCGGTTTTCCCTGATCAGTATTGCTCTGAGATGAATTTTGCTTTGTGTGACAACGAGTTTTTCTTAATGGACTATTGTTCTCCAAAGGAGAATTGGAGCTATATTGATGAGTATATTTTCAAATTAGTTCATCCTACACTCAGCAGTGTGTCGCAAATCAAGGGCGCAAATACTCACAAGATGTCTTACATTGCATCTTACATTTTCTTGGTGAATTATTTGGCTCAAAACAAATTGTTCCCAGCTATAAAGTTGTATAAAGACCAAGATGTCGAAGTGAGAAATGTTGATATGGTAATAGATATTGGCAATTCTAGAACTACTGCATTATTGATTGAAGATAATTCGAATTTTAATCAAGTTAAGCCTTTGAGTTTAATTGATTACACGGATTTGTTACAGGAAAAAGATGACAAAGTCCGTATCCGCTCCTACAACGAACCTTTCGACATGCGTTTAGCCTTTAGAAGAGTTGATTTCGGATCCTTTGGCATTAACGATAGCAAGCAATTTGTGTATCCTAGCTTTATCAGACTTGGCCAGGAAGCAAGTGCCCTTATACATCGCGCTTGCAGTTCAGCATGGGAAGAGGAGACATTGTCGACATACTCAAGTCCTAAAAGATACTTGTGGGATAATAAGCCAAGCAAAAAGGAGTGGGAATTTTTAGTTCTTCCAGGTGAAGAATCTAACCATATACTTAATATTCGAGGCATTAGTTCCAATCTTATGAGCGATGGGCGAATCGATGTGACAGGCACTGATGGTGGGCGCTCTTCACATTACTCTAGAAGAAGCCTTATGACCTTTGCCTTCTTGGAGATGCTCTCGCAGGCTAATACCCAGATTAATAGTGAACCATATCGAATTGATGTTGGCTGGAAAACAGTTCCACGCAAGATAAAGCGAATAATTATTACTTGCCCGACCGCAATGTCCAAGATTGAGAGAGAGGCTCTTGTGAAGTGTGCTAAAGATGCAGTTACATTGTATGGCAAATTTTTTAGTAGATGA
- a CDS encoding site-specific integrase, whose translation MVSIKLKFRPSTIEGKAGSLYYQVIYMRKVRQVATNFRITQSEWNPELEDLIIKDDDSSRVNYLQYVQSHIEYDKKCFNRIVKKLTISDSPFTVDTIVDEFHKQSFEITLFSYMEKMIAKLWRQGQHRTSETYQATLNSFRKFREGVDVCFDDIDSEMLISYEYHLRAKELAPNTISFYMKRLRAVYNNAVEDGYVENKNPFKKVFTSSEKTVKRAIPLKFVRKLKDLDLSYSPSKSFARDMFLFSFYTRGMAFVDMAYLQKKNLKDNVLTYRRKKTGQLLSIRWEDCMENIVDQYSSLSSPFLLSIIKEPTGNTRKQYHNALTLINHNLKAIGKELGLTLPLTMYVARHSWASIARDEGIPISVISEGMGHDSESTTQIYLASLETQVIDKANKKILKLL comes from the coding sequence ATGGTATCTATAAAATTAAAGTTCAGACCCTCAACTATTGAGGGGAAAGCAGGTAGTCTATACTACCAAGTGATTTATATGCGAAAAGTTCGACAAGTTGCAACGAACTTCCGAATTACCCAAAGTGAATGGAATCCTGAGTTGGAAGATCTTATCATTAAGGATGATGACTCGTCTCGTGTAAATTATTTACAGTATGTACAGAGCCATATAGAATACGACAAGAAATGTTTCAATCGCATTGTAAAGAAATTGACCATCTCAGATTCTCCATTTACCGTTGATACGATTGTAGATGAGTTTCATAAGCAATCATTTGAAATAACCTTGTTTTCGTATATGGAGAAAATGATTGCTAAACTCTGGAGACAAGGACAACATCGCACAAGTGAAACATATCAAGCGACTCTTAACAGTTTTAGGAAGTTTAGAGAAGGTGTAGATGTTTGTTTTGATGATATTGATTCGGAAATGCTTATTTCGTATGAGTATCATTTAAGAGCGAAGGAATTGGCTCCCAATACAATCTCTTTCTATATGAAACGCTTGCGTGCGGTATATAATAATGCTGTGGAAGATGGCTATGTAGAGAATAAGAATCCATTTAAGAAGGTGTTTACTTCATCAGAAAAGACTGTAAAGAGAGCTATTCCGTTGAAGTTCGTTCGTAAATTGAAAGATTTGGATTTGAGCTATTCTCCATCCAAGAGTTTTGCCCGTGATATGTTCCTGTTCAGTTTCTACACACGAGGAATGGCATTTGTGGATATGGCATACTTACAGAAAAAGAATCTGAAAGATAATGTGCTTACATACCGAAGAAAGAAAACGGGACAATTACTGTCAATCCGTTGGGAGGATTGTATGGAAAACATTGTGGATCAATACTCTTCATTGAGTTCTCCATTTCTTCTCTCAATAATAAAGGAGCCAACCGGAAATACCCGAAAACAGTATCATAATGCCCTGACACTTATAAATCATAACTTAAAAGCGATTGGCAAAGAGTTAGGTTTGACTTTGCCTTTAACAATGTATGTTGCACGCCACTCATGGGCGAGCATTGCCAGGGATGAGGGAATTCCAATATCTGTAATCAGCGAAGGAATGGGACACGATTCAGAGAGTACTACACAGATATATCTGGCCTCTTTGGAAACGCAAGTAATAGACAAAGCCAATAAGAAAATACTGAAATTATTATGA
- a CDS encoding tyrosine-type recombinase/integrase, which produces MNIAQLKLSQKKLLDNLVSRGYDIQYIKGVKFVLRLLFEHEGCFHSYEQFAEKFIRTRGYTKATLDLRMMHLRTIQAYDEFGHYPDKKSFVPLCYPSRYNMLNPSFRKVIDIYRKRAAEHKKKSTVKMETDAVTMFLFEMQKFHVSSLDEIKEEHVLSFFLKEEQQKRSRTYCGHIASALKELGDLYDMKKVLGYFPDLKYERKNFNYLKDDEINVIKNALSDSNNILTFREKAIVSLALYTGIRGCDIANLKLTDIDWKKERVSFVQEKTGNPIVLPLLPHVGNSLFDYIRNERDNEAGSVYLFPNKKNTTERLENKSIGTIVNTVFEKLNLRKGESGRGVSVFRHNLASKLLGKGTEIRVISHILGHICSSSIVPYIDADIPHLRECGINIECYPIRKELFE; this is translated from the coding sequence ATGAATATAGCACAGTTAAAATTAAGCCAGAAGAAGTTACTGGACAACCTCGTTTCCCGTGGTTATGACATTCAGTACATCAAAGGAGTAAAATTTGTTTTAAGACTTCTTTTTGAACATGAAGGATGTTTTCATTCGTATGAACAGTTTGCAGAAAAGTTTATCCGTACAAGGGGATATACAAAAGCGACATTGGATCTTAGGATGATGCATTTACGTACTATCCAAGCATATGATGAATTTGGGCACTACCCGGACAAGAAGTCCTTTGTTCCGTTATGCTATCCTTCCAGGTATAATATGCTTAACCCCAGTTTTCGGAAAGTTATAGACATTTATCGGAAGCGTGCCGCAGAACATAAAAAGAAGTCCACAGTAAAAATGGAAACCGATGCCGTTACAATGTTCCTTTTTGAGATGCAAAAGTTCCACGTCTCTTCATTGGATGAAATCAAAGAAGAACATGTTTTGTCCTTTTTCCTTAAAGAAGAACAGCAAAAGCGTTCAAGGACATATTGCGGTCACATAGCGTCAGCCCTTAAAGAGTTGGGGGATTTATACGACATGAAAAAAGTATTAGGTTATTTCCCTGATTTGAAATATGAAAGGAAAAACTTCAACTATCTTAAGGATGATGAAATCAATGTGATAAAAAATGCTTTGTCAGACTCTAACAATATTTTGACTTTCAGGGAAAAAGCTATAGTTTCATTGGCTTTATATACTGGCATAAGAGGATGTGACATTGCCAACTTGAAATTGACAGACATAGATTGGAAGAAGGAACGAGTCAGCTTCGTCCAGGAAAAGACTGGTAATCCGATAGTGTTGCCCCTTCTTCCCCATGTTGGAAACTCATTGTTTGATTACATACGGAATGAACGGGACAATGAGGCCGGATCCGTGTATCTGTTTCCCAACAAGAAGAATACGACAGAAAGGTTGGAGAACAAAAGTATCGGCACCATTGTCAATACAGTCTTTGAGAAACTAAACCTTAGAAAAGGTGAATCCGGGCGTGGAGTCAGCGTATTTCGGCACAACCTCGCCTCTAAATTACTTGGTAAAGGTACCGAGATTAGGGTCATCAGCCATATTTTAGGACATATCTGTTCTTCATCTATAGTCCCATATATAGATGCTGACATCCCTCATCTGAGAGAATGCGGAATCAATATTGAATGTTATCCAATAAGAAAGGAGTTGTTCGAATGA
- a CDS encoding tyrosine-type recombinase/integrase — translation MKTDSHLPQFADLMSEYVNFISGIGKCDYITRIYLNSFAKYCMNHGGVLSDDIISGWASRTDKESYYTNRNRCIILRRFIRYIRSKYGAPFKLPSYPPDIKYTPKPKRIPVSEQPYSYSAISHIVKKYELYKRASGKFSRRTMDKIRRFNDFCAQNYPSAEVLTEEIVLDYCKKKKTESAKSCNNRIVGVRGFLKYANSRGFVNIPLPSTIPRVNVTSFEPHPFTPEELARFFNEADNLEPPINCRDMRAALMKVEVPVFFRLLYSTGMRTTEARLLRVEDVDLQSGVINIRYTKSIDEHRVALHESMWSLLQMYNVKMENLMPGRKTFFPNEYDKPYSGEWVTASFKKVWKKVSTAHARAYDFRSHYAVVNINGWDHCGIEWMDKLLYLSRSMGHRYIQNTLYYYRLVPLFAHQLENLTGCGYEELLPDLNDYFEYED, via the coding sequence ATGAAAACAGATTCACATCTACCCCAATTTGCAGATTTGATGTCTGAATATGTCAATTTCATCTCCGGTATCGGAAAATGTGACTATATAACCCGCATATACCTGAACTCTTTCGCCAAGTACTGTATGAATCATGGCGGAGTGCTGTCGGATGATATTATCTCCGGATGGGCATCAAGGACAGATAAGGAAAGCTATTATACAAACCGTAACAGATGCATTATTTTGAGGCGCTTCATCCGTTATATCCGGTCGAAATATGGGGCACCGTTCAAATTGCCATCATATCCTCCGGATATAAAATACACACCTAAGCCAAAGCGTATTCCTGTTTCAGAACAGCCATACTCTTATTCCGCAATATCCCATATAGTCAAGAAATATGAACTTTACAAAAGAGCTTCTGGGAAATTCAGTAGGCGGACAATGGACAAGATTCGCCGTTTCAATGACTTCTGCGCTCAAAATTATCCGTCAGCCGAAGTTCTTACAGAAGAAATTGTCCTTGATTATTGCAAGAAGAAAAAAACGGAATCCGCAAAGTCATGCAATAACAGAATTGTAGGTGTCAGAGGATTTCTGAAATATGCGAATAGCCGTGGTTTTGTAAATATTCCTCTTCCATCCACCATTCCAAGAGTCAATGTCACATCATTCGAACCACATCCGTTTACTCCAGAAGAGCTTGCAAGATTCTTTAATGAAGCGGACAATCTCGAACCTCCAATAAATTGCCGTGACATGAGGGCTGCGCTTATGAAAGTGGAAGTTCCGGTCTTTTTCCGACTTTTGTACAGTACAGGGATGCGTACAACAGAAGCCCGTCTGCTCAGAGTAGAAGACGTAGATTTGCAATCCGGTGTTATAAATATAAGATACACAAAGAGCATAGATGAACATCGGGTTGCCTTGCACGAATCCATGTGGTCGCTATTGCAGATGTATAATGTCAAAATGGAAAATCTCATGCCCGGAAGAAAGACATTCTTTCCTAACGAGTATGACAAACCATATTCCGGAGAATGGGTAACGGCAAGTTTTAAGAAAGTATGGAAGAAAGTCAGTACGGCACACGCAAGAGCATATGATTTTCGCAGTCACTATGCGGTCGTGAACATAAACGGTTGGGATCACTGCGGCATTGAATGGATGGACAAACTCTTATATCTCAGCCGTTCCATGGGACACCGTTACATTCAAAACACATTATATTATTACAGGCTTGTACCGCTGTTTGCACACCAGTTGGAAAATCTAACAGGATGTGGGTATGAAGAACTTTTGCCTGATTTAAACGACTATTTTGAATATGAAGACTAA